The sequence CCCAGAACCACCATCCTGGCCCAATAGCTTCCCTTTCTTACCCTCAATAGCCAACTTACACTGCAGATGTGTTCCATCAACCACCTTTGTAGGATCAGCAAGTGCCGCTTGAGCACCTTCACAACTCTTATACACAAACAACGCAAAGCCTCTTGATTCACCAGTAACTTTATCGAAACCCAAAGGACCTTCCTCAATCTCCCCGTAAGCGAGAAACACATTCAACAACCTATCCGCAGGCATATCAACCGGCACATTCGCCACGTAGATCTTCCTCGCGGACACATGAGCAGCAGCAACCGAACCTTGATTCCGAAACGCCGCGAGCTGCGTGACCGTCACGCGCCCATCGATCTTCTTAGACGGTTCCTTCAGAGCGAGAAGAGCTCCGTCCACGTGTTTGAACGTCGCGAAACCGTACCCTTTCGATTTCGCAGTCGCCTTGTCGAGAATCACGATGGCTTCTTCGAGATCTCCGTAAGTGGAGAAAAGCGACCGGAGACCTTCGGTCGTCGTCTCCGCCGCGAGGCCGCGGATGAAGAGCTTCCTCTGAGTGGTATCGGCGTCTGCGGTCGATCTGACAAGTTCGAGAACGTCGGGGTGACGCGCGACGGCGTCTTGCAAGATGTCGAGAAGCTGTTCGGTGGAGAATCGCTCCATTAGCTTCCTCGCGTCCTGTGGCGTCAATCCAGTCGATACGGCGCCGTTCACATCGAGTCTTCgcttcttcaacatgtccatgAATCGAAGATTTTTGTGTAGAAgatcttaaaatccttaacccTAGTCGAgcgagacagagagagagagagagcaacgCACGAAACAGAGTTTCAAATAAACCAAAAAGGCGGAATTGAATGACATTTATAAGGTTAGATTGGGCTTTTTAGAAAAAGGCCGACGTCGATAAAATAAGACGAGGCCCATACGGCCCATTATTAATGCTCCCCTTATCCGTTTCTCCCGCTCTGcgcactcttcttcttctccgtcaATGGGACTGGACTCGCCGGAGTGCGATCAAACTGAAAGAGGAGAAACTTCGTGCCGTTTTGTTTTCTCCGGTTCATTTTCGTGGCGGAATGTTGCTACATTTGTGAGTGTTTGTTGTTTGATTTGGGGGTTCAGATTGAGTTTATTAGACCTAATTTTGGTTCGATTTcgaagatttttttgttttaatttgaaagtaCTGTGTGTATTTTGCAGAGGGCTACCGATGGAGATGAAATGCCCAATTCGATGCTTCCCAAATGCAGTTTACTTGAATCTCAAAGAACACATCACCTTTAGCACATCAAATTCGTTGAAATCTGCTGCTGCTACTGGACGTTCATTGTACAATGTGTGTGAGATTCGTAGCAAGCGAGGACTTTTAAAGATGCAGGCGGCTACGGAGAAAGAGACAGAATCTGATAGGAAGGTGAAAgaagaggaaaggagaaggaaGATTGGGTTAGCTAATAAAGGAAAGGTTCCATGGAACAAAGGAATTAAACACACTCCAGGttagactgtttttttttttttaaattgtcctTCACATCTGAATTGGGTTTGATCATCAACCTCTTAAACAGACACTCGAAGACGAATCAAGCAGAGAACTATTGAAGCTTTGAGAAACCCCAAGGTGATGTCAAGTAAGACTCATTTCATATCTGTTTTTCTACACGTTAAGATTAGACAAAACCCATGTGGCAAAAAGTTGAATGAACtctttttactttctttttcagGTTCGGGATAAGATGTCTGAGCATCAACAACCACACAGGTTACTAGTACCTTCATTGTTTACATATAGTTTAGATACAACAGAATTA comes from Raphanus sativus cultivar WK10039 unplaced genomic scaffold, ASM80110v3 Scaffold4427, whole genome shotgun sequence and encodes:
- the LOC130507376 gene encoding UBP1-associated protein 2C-like, producing the protein MDMLKKRRLDVNGAVSTGLTPQDARKLMERFSTEQLLDILQDAVARHPDVLELVRSTADADTTQRKLFIRGLAAETTTEGLRSLFSTYGDLEEAIVILDKATAKSKGYGFATFKHVDGALLALKEPSKKIDGRVTVTQLAAFRNQGSVAAAHVSARKIYVANVPVDMPADRLLNVFLAYGEIEEGPLGFDKVTGESRGFALFVYKSCEGAQAALADPTKVVDGTHLQCKLAIEGKKGKLLGQDGGSGPGRGSMVCPPPPGPYVGYSPQPHHMNSTPWVANAGHYNGPYRMPPPSSMSGGDFPVNGHYWHSSASSYPGQHQPVGSSPMPRVPLGGMYPNCPPNY